One stretch of Pedobacter riviphilus DNA includes these proteins:
- the pdxH gene encoding pyridoxamine 5'-phosphate oxidase gives MQVTNEFLQNLRQDYKSASLDESDVDQDPIIQFKNWFQHAIDAQIYEPNVMTLATADKAGRPDARIVLLKGVDTDGFRFFTNYLSAKGKELKRNPYAALVFFWPELERQVRIEGTVEKLDKETSEEYFNTRPVDSQIGAVASPQSQVIPNRAFLEEKVEELKAKSANKGIAKPAHWGGYIVKPTRIEFWQGRSSRLHDRINFEKVKGIWTKTRLAP, from the coding sequence ATGCAAGTTACAAATGAATTTCTACAAAACCTGCGCCAAGATTACAAAAGCGCTTCGCTAGACGAATCTGACGTTGATCAAGATCCAATTATCCAATTTAAAAACTGGTTTCAACATGCGATTGATGCGCAGATATATGAACCCAATGTAATGACTTTGGCTACAGCTGATAAAGCCGGCAGACCCGATGCCCGTATCGTTTTACTCAAAGGCGTTGATACAGATGGATTTAGGTTCTTTACGAATTACTTAAGTGCCAAGGGAAAAGAGCTGAAACGAAACCCTTATGCAGCGTTAGTATTTTTCTGGCCAGAACTGGAAAGACAAGTGAGAATTGAAGGAACGGTAGAAAAACTGGACAAAGAAACTTCGGAAGAATATTTTAATACGAGACCTGTTGACAGTCAGATTGGCGCAGTAGCCTCGCCACAGAGTCAGGTTATTCCAAACAGGGCATTTCTGGAAGAGAAAGTTGAAGAATTAAAAGCCAAAAGTGCCAATAAAGGTATAGCTAAACCTGCGCACTGGGGTGGATATATTGTAAAACCTACGCGGATTGAATTTTGGCAAGGAAGAAGTAGCCGATTGCACGACAGGATAAATTTCGAAAAAGTTAAGGGAATCTGGACCAAAACCAGGCTGGCGCCATAA
- a CDS encoding 3-hydroxybutyryl-CoA dehydrogenase, with amino-acid sequence MKQIAVIGSGTMGNGIAHIFAQFNYSVNLIDINQPALDRAIQTITKNLDRQVAKGTLTADQKAVTLNNITTYTSIKDGVQSSDLIVEAATENLDLKLKIFKDLDEYAPAHAILASNTSSISITQIAAVTGRGDKVIGMHFMNPVPVMKLVEVIRGYATSDETTNTIMLLSQSLEKVPVEVNDYPGFVANRILMPMINEAIYTLYEGVAGVHEIDTVMKLGMAHPMGPLQLADFIGLDVCLAILKVLNDGFGNPKYSPCPLLVNMVAAGKKGAKTGEGFYKYTAGSKDLIVSDKFKKS; translated from the coding sequence ATGAAACAAATTGCAGTTATAGGATCTGGCACAATGGGAAATGGTATAGCCCATATCTTTGCACAATTCAATTATAGCGTTAATCTGATTGATATCAATCAACCTGCATTAGATAGGGCCATACAAACCATTACCAAAAATTTAGACAGACAGGTTGCGAAAGGAACCTTGACAGCCGATCAGAAAGCGGTCACTCTTAACAACATTACCACATATACTTCAATAAAGGATGGTGTTCAAAGTTCCGATTTGATTGTAGAAGCCGCTACCGAAAATTTAGACTTAAAATTGAAGATTTTTAAGGATTTAGATGAGTATGCGCCTGCACATGCTATTCTCGCTTCTAATACCTCATCTATTTCGATTACGCAGATTGCTGCCGTAACCGGGAGAGGTGATAAGGTAATCGGGATGCACTTTATGAACCCCGTTCCGGTAATGAAGCTCGTTGAAGTAATCCGTGGTTATGCTACCAGTGATGAAACAACCAATACTATTATGTTACTCTCTCAAAGTTTGGAGAAAGTTCCCGTTGAGGTAAATGATTATCCGGGTTTTGTGGCTAACCGCATTTTAATGCCAATGATTAATGAAGCCATTTATACCCTGTATGAAGGCGTTGCAGGCGTTCACGAAATCGATACGGTAATGAAACTTGGAATGGCACACCCGATGGGTCCCTTGCAATTAGCCGATTTTATTGGCCTGGATGTCTGTTTGGCAATATTAAAAGTATTGAACGATGGTTTTGGAAATCCTAAATACTCCCCATGTCCATTATTGGTAAATATGGTGGCAGCAGGAAAAAAAGGTGCTAAAACTGGTGAAGGTTTTTATAAATATACTGCAGGATCAAAAGATCTCATCGTTTCGGATAAATTTAAAAAATCCTAA
- the purE gene encoding 5-(carboxyamino)imidazole ribonucleotide mutase has product MSQGNSNSALVGIIMGSKSDLPVMQDAADVLKEFGINYEITVVSAHRTPERMFNYAKEAQGRGLKVIIAGAGGAAHLPGMVASITTLPVIGVPVKSSNSIDGWDSILSILQMPNGIPVATVALNAAKNAGLLATQILATADESLTVKMQAYKDELRRKVEESASEMSSQL; this is encoded by the coding sequence ATGAGTCAAGGAAATTCAAATTCGGCATTAGTTGGAATTATAATGGGTAGCAAATCAGATCTGCCTGTGATGCAAGATGCAGCTGATGTACTAAAAGAATTTGGAATAAACTATGAAATTACGGTTGTTTCTGCCCACAGAACACCAGAACGTATGTTCAATTACGCTAAAGAAGCGCAAGGCCGTGGCCTAAAGGTAATTATTGCCGGTGCCGGTGGTGCGGCCCATTTACCAGGAATGGTAGCTTCTATTACTACATTACCTGTTATTGGTGTTCCGGTTAAATCATCAAACTCCATTGATGGCTGGGATAGTATTTTATCGATCTTACAAATGCCGAATGGCATCCCGGTTGCCACAGTAGCTTTAAACGCTGCTAAAAATGCAGGTTTATTAGCCACTCAGATTTTAGCTACAGCTGATGAGTCTTTAACTGTTAAAATGCAGGCTTACAAAGATGAATTGAGAAGGAAAGTTGAAGAAAGTGCTTCCGAAATGAGTTCTCAGTTGTAA
- a CDS encoding 5-(carboxyamino)imidazole ribonucleotide synthase, with protein MAKQISELKLGILGGGQLGRMLIQQAINYNVTTLVLDPDPDAPCKHISNYFENGSITDFDTVYSFGKKADIITIEIEKVNIDALEQLEKEGKKVFPQSRVIRLIQDKGVQKQFFKENDIPTSPFQIVNTKEDMENSNIPFPYILKLRKDGYDGKGVMKINSAADLDKAFDAPCIIEKLVDFEKEVAVIVARNANGDMKTFPMVEMEFNPEANLVEFLISPSTFAESLQQKAENIAKNIASAMNITGILAVEMFVCKDGELLVNEVAPRPHNSGHQTIEGNYVSQFEQHLRSIYNLPLGDTSSITNAIMINLLGEKGFEGVAKYENLEKILAIDGVYVHLYGKKYTKPFRKMGHVTIVDIDREKAIEKARFVQKTLKVIA; from the coding sequence ATGGCAAAACAGATTAGCGAATTAAAATTAGGTATTTTAGGGGGCGGACAATTGGGCAGAATGCTCATTCAACAAGCAATCAATTATAATGTAACTACATTAGTTTTAGATCCAGATCCAGATGCTCCCTGCAAACACATTTCAAATTACTTCGAAAATGGCTCGATTACCGATTTTGATACCGTTTACAGCTTTGGAAAAAAAGCCGACATCATTACCATCGAAATTGAAAAAGTAAATATCGATGCGCTTGAACAGCTCGAAAAAGAAGGTAAAAAGGTATTCCCACAATCGAGGGTAATCCGTTTAATCCAAGATAAAGGTGTACAAAAACAGTTTTTTAAAGAAAACGATATCCCAACCTCTCCTTTCCAGATTGTAAATACGAAGGAAGATATGGAGAACAGTAATATCCCTTTTCCGTATATTTTAAAACTGCGAAAAGACGGTTATGATGGCAAAGGTGTGATGAAAATCAACAGTGCTGCCGATCTGGATAAAGCTTTTGATGCGCCTTGTATTATCGAAAAACTGGTTGATTTTGAAAAAGAAGTTGCGGTAATTGTTGCCCGCAATGCCAATGGCGATATGAAAACCTTCCCAATGGTAGAAATGGAATTTAATCCGGAAGCCAATTTAGTTGAGTTTTTAATTTCTCCTTCAACTTTTGCTGAAAGTTTGCAACAAAAGGCAGAGAACATTGCCAAAAATATTGCTTCGGCAATGAATATCACGGGGATTTTAGCGGTTGAGATGTTTGTTTGTAAAGATGGAGAATTATTGGTTAATGAGGTTGCTCCTCGCCCACACAATAGTGGCCACCAAACTATCGAGGGCAATTATGTTTCTCAATTTGAACAGCATTTACGTTCTATTTATAATTTGCCGCTTGGCGATACTAGTAGCATTACCAATGCCATCATGATTAATTTACTTGGTGAAAAAGGTTTTGAAGGTGTGGCTAAATATGAAAACCTGGAAAAAATATTAGCTATCGATGGTGTTTATGTTCACTTATATGGTAAAAAATACACTAAACCTTTCCGCAAGATGGGCCACGTAACTATCGTTGATATCGACAGGGAAAAAGCGATTGAAAAAGCACGGTTTGTGCAAAAGACATTAAAGGTAATTGCTTAG
- a CDS encoding bifunctional GNAT family N-acetyltransferase/carbon-nitrogen hydrolase family protein produces MNIELRKLTLEDYADLKESMLQAYDSMGGSIWPKSSIAKLLNIFPEGQLCIAVDDKVVACSLAIIVDYDEYGDRHTYKLITGDYSFTTHDPNGDTLYGIEIFVHPDYRGLRLGRRLYEARKELCESLNLKSIIAGGRIPGYHEYAEQLSPRQYIDKVKAKEIYDPTLTFQISNDFHVRKVLKNYLPGDKESKEYATLIEWNNIYYQGIDASARSAMTIRLGLVQWEMRLFPNMDAFYEQVEFFVDALSGYKSDFVMFPELFNTPLLQPYNHLPEIEAMRKLAEKTQEIVQKMHEYSLSYNTNIITGSMPLIEDGKLYNATYLCHRTGKIDEYRKIHITPNEQKYYGMIGGDKVQVFDTDCGKVGILICYDVEFPELSRIYAEQGMQILFVPFLTDTQNGYTRVRHCAQARAIENECYVAIAGCVGNLPKVNNMDIQFAQSAVFTPSDFAFPTNAIKAEATPNTEMVLVVDVDLHLLDELHHYGTVKVLKDRRKDLYQVKLLK; encoded by the coding sequence ATGAATATTGAATTACGTAAACTAACGCTCGAAGATTACGCAGATCTTAAAGAATCAATGCTACAGGCATACGATAGTATGGGCGGTTCCATCTGGCCAAAATCCAGTATTGCAAAACTATTGAATATTTTTCCAGAAGGACAGCTCTGTATCGCGGTTGATGATAAAGTTGTGGCTTGTTCGTTAGCCATTATTGTAGATTACGACGAGTATGGAGACCGGCATACCTATAAATTGATCACAGGAGATTATTCTTTTACAACACACGACCCAAATGGCGATACACTATACGGCATAGAAATTTTTGTTCACCCCGATTACCGAGGTTTACGCTTAGGAAGAAGGTTATACGAAGCCAGGAAAGAACTCTGCGAAAGCCTAAACCTAAAAAGTATTATTGCTGGTGGCAGAATTCCTGGTTACCATGAATATGCAGAGCAACTGAGTCCGAGGCAGTATATAGACAAGGTAAAAGCAAAAGAAATTTACGACCCTACCCTTACTTTTCAGATTTCGAATGATTTTCACGTCAGAAAAGTATTAAAGAATTATTTACCGGGTGATAAAGAATCGAAAGAATATGCCACCTTAATTGAGTGGAATAATATTTATTACCAGGGTATTGATGCTTCTGCACGTTCAGCGATGACCATCCGTTTAGGTTTAGTGCAATGGGAAATGCGTTTGTTCCCAAATATGGATGCATTTTACGAACAGGTAGAATTTTTTGTAGATGCTTTGAGCGGTTACAAATCAGATTTCGTGATGTTCCCTGAACTATTTAATACGCCTCTATTGCAGCCATACAATCACTTGCCAGAAATTGAGGCTATGCGCAAGCTTGCTGAAAAAACACAAGAGATTGTACAAAAAATGCACGAATATTCGTTGAGCTACAATACAAACATCATTACCGGCAGTATGCCACTCATTGAAGATGGTAAACTTTACAATGCCACTTACCTTTGTCACCGTACTGGCAAAATAGATGAGTATAGGAAAATCCACATTACTCCAAATGAGCAAAAATATTACGGCATGATTGGTGGCGATAAAGTGCAGGTTTTCGATACCGATTGTGGTAAAGTAGGCATTTTGATTTGTTATGATGTAGAATTCCCTGAATTGAGCCGCATTTATGCTGAGCAGGGTATGCAGATCTTATTTGTACCATTTCTAACCGATACGCAAAACGGTTATACACGCGTTCGTCATTGCGCACAAGCTAGGGCCATAGAAAACGAATGTTATGTGGCTATTGCAGGCTGTGTGGGCAATTTACCTAAAGTAAATAATATGGATATCCAGTTTGCGCAATCGGCGGTTTTTACACCTTCTGACTTCGCATTCCCAACCAATGCCATAAAAGCTGAGGCTACGCCAAATACGGAGATGGTTTTAGTGGTAGATGTTGATCTACATTTATTAGACGAGCTGCATCATTATGGAACAGTAAAGGTGCTAAAAGACAGGCGGAAAGACCTTTACCAGGTTAAACTTTTAAAATAA
- a CDS encoding YqgE/AlgH family protein: MLNNIKPKTGRLLISEPFMADPNFKRSVVLLTEHGEDGTVGYILNQVGNLILNDVIQDLWDAKNYIYFGGPVAADTLHFIHRSYDKLQSGEPIGNGLYWGGNFETLKILLNTNAISQDEVKFFMGYSGWDHGQLDREIEQNAWMVSDIFNPDLIFSNDDEKLWRDVIVNLGPKYAHISNFPADPSLN, from the coding sequence ATGCTGAATAATATAAAACCAAAAACAGGCCGCTTGCTCATCTCGGAGCCTTTTATGGCCGATCCGAATTTTAAAAGATCTGTGGTGTTGTTAACAGAACATGGAGAAGATGGCACCGTGGGTTACATCCTTAACCAAGTGGGAAACCTGATCCTAAATGATGTGATCCAGGATTTGTGGGATGCAAAAAACTACATTTATTTTGGTGGACCGGTTGCAGCGGATACCTTACATTTCATTCATCGAAGTTATGATAAACTGCAGAGCGGTGAGCCAATCGGGAATGGATTGTACTGGGGTGGGAATTTCGAAACACTTAAAATCCTGTTAAATACAAATGCCATAAGCCAGGACGAAGTGAAATTTTTTATGGGTTACTCGGGTTGGGACCATGGACAGCTCGATCGCGAAATAGAGCAGAATGCATGGATGGTGAGCGATATCTTTAACCCTGATCTCATTTTTAGTAATGACGATGAAAAGCTTTGGCGGGACGTAATCGTAAACTTAGGTCCGAAGTATGCACATATTAGTAATTTTCCTGCGGATCCGAGTTTGAATTAG
- a CDS encoding BaiN/RdsA family NAD(P)/FAD-dependent oxidoreductase, translating into MNADAIIIGAGACGLMCAVQAGYLGKKVIVLEKNEKPGAKILISGGGRCNYTNQFASAEQFISANPHFIKSAFTQWTVDDTISFFETYGITGKEKTLGQLFPDDKNAKDVVEVFTSICEDFGQEIRCNADVKDIEILPESFKVNYEKNGKTVVLTAEKLVITTGGLPIPKMGATDFALRFARKQNLKIIETAPALVPLTITGKDEEWFAQLSGNSVFCEVSNDEISFEENILFTHWGLSGPAILQISSFWRRGEIVNLNLLPHQDIVSLLDIERKNNGKTLLSTLLNRFYTKKFTDALGKFLPLNKPVAALTKAEIDLIEQTIHHFKVKPAGDKGYDKAEVMRGGIDTNEISSKTLECKKIPNLFFGGECLDVTGWLGGYNFQWAWASGFVIAQNI; encoded by the coding sequence ATGAATGCTGATGCAATAATTATTGGGGCAGGTGCCTGCGGATTGATGTGTGCGGTGCAAGCAGGCTATCTGGGTAAGAAAGTAATTGTGCTCGAGAAAAACGAAAAACCCGGGGCCAAAATTTTAATTTCCGGAGGAGGGCGCTGCAATTACACGAACCAATTCGCATCAGCTGAGCAGTTTATATCTGCTAATCCACATTTTATAAAATCGGCTTTTACGCAGTGGACGGTTGATGATACCATTAGCTTTTTTGAAACATATGGCATAACTGGAAAAGAAAAAACTTTAGGTCAATTATTTCCTGATGATAAAAATGCAAAAGATGTTGTTGAGGTTTTTACATCCATCTGCGAAGATTTCGGACAGGAAATTAGGTGTAATGCCGATGTAAAGGATATTGAGATATTACCTGAAAGTTTTAAAGTAAATTATGAGAAAAACGGTAAAACCGTAGTTTTAACTGCAGAGAAGCTGGTAATTACTACTGGAGGTTTACCCATCCCAAAAATGGGCGCTACCGATTTTGCCTTACGCTTTGCGAGGAAGCAAAACTTAAAGATTATTGAAACTGCACCCGCCTTGGTTCCATTAACTATCACCGGAAAAGACGAAGAATGGTTTGCACAGCTTTCGGGCAATTCCGTTTTTTGCGAAGTAAGCAATGATGAAATTTCTTTCGAAGAAAATATTCTTTTTACCCACTGGGGATTGAGTGGGCCAGCTATTTTACAGATTTCTTCTTTTTGGAGGAGAGGAGAGATTGTTAACCTCAATCTGTTGCCACATCAGGATATTGTTTCGTTATTAGATATCGAAAGAAAGAATAACGGCAAAACTTTATTATCAACCTTGTTGAATCGTTTTTACACCAAAAAGTTTACAGATGCTTTAGGTAAGTTTTTACCTTTAAATAAACCTGTTGCAGCATTGACCAAAGCAGAAATTGATTTAATTGAACAAACGATCCACCATTTTAAAGTGAAGCCGGCAGGCGATAAAGGTTATGATAAGGCCGAGGTAATGCGGGGCGGAATTGACACCAACGAAATTTCCTCTAAAACGCTGGAATGTAAAAAAATCCCGAACCTGTTTTTTGGTGGCGAATGTTTGGATGTTACCGGTTGGCTGGGTGGTTATAATTTTCAATGGGCCTGGGCGAGTGGTTTTGTTATTGCGCAGAATATCTAA
- a CDS encoding M1 family metallopeptidase, producing the protein MKSIKIFCLLLCASIYVNAQTTLPLEPVFKKTYQKETRNTNGKPGKNYWQNTSKYDLNVDFNPTSRLLKGKVQVTYTNNSPDTLKEIWFKLYPNLYKKGTPRKSKLAESDLGDGVAIEKMVANGKSIADFKIDGTNMTVNVPAVAPGKTISFSINYSYTLNKGSHVRTGQVDEGSYFVAYFFPRIAVYDDVDGWNKYPYTGAEEFYNDFDQFNVSITVPGAYGVWATGDLKNASEVFQKDIVSRMLSAEKNDAITDVITAKDLTDKKVTQPNAYNTFKFEAKNVTDFVFALSDHYLWKSSSLVVDPKTKRRTRVDAVFNPKHKDYYEVIDFARKTVEAMSYTFPKWPFPYNHETIFDGLDQMEYPMMVNDNPVDNRTDAITLTDHEIFHTMFPFYMGINETKYGWMDEGWATIGEWLISPMIDSTIVDEYGVQPTASSSGGKDDTPIMTLTPDLKGSGSFTNSYPKPGLAYLYVKDYLGDELFTKALHTYIQNWNGKHPMPYDFFNSMNEGSGKNLNWFWKAWFFDDGVTDMAIKAVDKTSGGYTIVIENKSVKAMPIDLTLTYDDDSVEKNHSTIGIWEKGDKQVKINVTTTKKLSKVVMGNPHTPDKVKSDNSFSVN; encoded by the coding sequence ATGAAATCTATAAAAATATTTTGCCTTTTATTGTGCGCTTCAATTTATGTAAACGCACAAACTACTTTGCCGTTAGAACCAGTATTTAAGAAAACCTATCAAAAGGAAACGAGAAATACAAATGGGAAACCCGGAAAGAATTATTGGCAAAATACTTCCAAATATGATTTGAATGTAGATTTTAATCCTACCAGCAGGCTGTTAAAAGGTAAGGTTCAGGTAACTTACACCAATAACAGTCCTGATACTTTGAAGGAAATATGGTTTAAACTTTATCCAAATCTGTATAAAAAGGGGACACCAAGAAAATCAAAATTGGCAGAGTCTGATCTTGGTGATGGAGTTGCAATAGAAAAAATGGTAGCAAATGGAAAATCAATCGCCGATTTTAAAATTGACGGAACAAATATGACCGTTAATGTCCCTGCAGTTGCGCCGGGCAAAACCATTAGTTTTTCTATCAATTATAGCTACACTTTAAATAAAGGATCGCATGTGCGTACTGGTCAGGTAGATGAAGGTTCGTATTTTGTGGCTTATTTTTTTCCGCGGATTGCGGTTTATGATGATGTGGATGGCTGGAATAAATATCCATACACTGGTGCTGAGGAGTTTTATAATGACTTTGATCAGTTTAATGTTTCGATTACGGTGCCAGGTGCTTATGGTGTTTGGGCAACGGGTGATCTGAAAAACGCTTCCGAAGTTTTCCAAAAAGATATTGTTTCCAGAATGTTATCTGCGGAAAAAAACGATGCTATAACTGATGTGATTACGGCTAAAGATTTGACTGATAAAAAAGTAACGCAACCTAACGCCTATAACACTTTTAAATTCGAAGCGAAAAATGTAACCGATTTTGTATTTGCGTTGAGTGATCATTATTTATGGAAATCGAGTAGTTTGGTGGTTGATCCTAAAACGAAAAGAAGAACCCGTGTGGATGCCGTTTTTAACCCAAAACATAAAGATTATTATGAAGTAATAGATTTTGCGCGTAAAACGGTAGAAGCCATGAGTTATACTTTTCCGAAATGGCCTTTCCCTTACAACCATGAAACGATATTTGACGGTTTAGACCAGATGGAATATCCGATGATGGTAAACGACAATCCTGTAGACAATAGGACTGATGCCATTACCTTAACGGATCATGAAATTTTCCATACGATGTTCCCATTTTACATGGGAATAAACGAAACCAAATATGGCTGGATGGACGAAGGTTGGGCAACTATTGGTGAGTGGCTAATATCGCCAATGATTGATTCTACCATTGTAGATGAATATGGTGTTCAGCCTACAGCTTCATCTTCCGGTGGGAAAGACGATACTCCTATTATGACTTTAACACCCGATTTAAAAGGTTCAGGCTCTTTTACTAACTCTTATCCTAAACCTGGTTTAGCTTATTTGTACGTAAAAGATTATTTGGGAGATGAATTGTTTACAAAAGCTCTACACACCTATATTCAAAACTGGAATGGTAAACACCCAATGCCCTACGATTTCTTCAATAGTATGAATGAGGGTAGTGGTAAAAATTTAAACTGGTTTTGGAAAGCCTGGTTTTTTGATGATGGTGTTACCGATATGGCCATAAAGGCTGTGGATAAAACTTCAGGAGGATACACAATTGTTATTGAGAATAAAAGTGTTAAAGCTATGCCAATTGATTTAACATTAACTTATGATGATGATTCTGTTGAAAAGAACCACAGTACAATCGGCATTTGGGAAAAAGGAGATAAGCAGGTTAAAATAAATGTAACAACTACTAAAAAGTTATCTAAAGTAGTGATGGGTAACCCACATACACCAGATAAGGTTAAAAGTGATAATAGCTTTTCGGTGAATTAG
- the ruvB gene encoding Holliday junction branch migration DNA helicase RuvB, which translates to MNEHLDPEASNLNPTDRDIERVLRPQAFEDFTGQEKVMENLKIFVQAAKLRGEALDHVLLHGPPGLGKTTLSHIIANEMATGIKVTSGPVLDKPGDLAGLLTGLDEGDILFIDEIHRLSPLVEEYLYSAMEDFKIDIMLETGPNARSVQISLNPFTLVGATTRSGLLTAPLRARFGINARLAYYDAKLLTTIVLRSSDILKTPISDEGAYEIARRSRGTPRIANALLRRTRDFAQIKGNGNIDTEIARYALNALNVDEHGLDEMDNRILVTIIDKFKGGPVGLKTIATAVGEDEGTIEEVYEPFLIQEGYIMRTSRGREVTEAAYKHLKKNYPGQTGKLF; encoded by the coding sequence ATGAATGAGCATCTGGACCCTGAAGCAAGTAACCTAAATCCTACCGATCGCGATATTGAAAGGGTTTTAAGGCCACAGGCTTTTGAAGATTTTACAGGACAGGAAAAAGTGATGGAAAACCTGAAGATTTTTGTTCAGGCAGCAAAACTCCGTGGCGAGGCTTTAGATCATGTTCTTTTACATGGCCCTCCTGGATTAGGTAAAACCACACTTTCTCATATTATTGCCAATGAAATGGCCACCGGTATTAAAGTAACCTCTGGCCCGGTATTAGATAAACCTGGCGATTTGGCCGGCTTATTAACTGGCTTGGATGAAGGCGATATTCTTTTTATTGATGAGATCCATCGTTTATCGCCCCTTGTAGAAGAATATTTATATTCTGCCATGGAGGATTTCAAAATCGATATTATGCTCGAAACCGGCCCCAATGCCCGTTCGGTACAGATATCGCTTAATCCTTTTACGCTGGTTGGCGCCACTACACGTTCCGGTTTGTTAACAGCACCTTTAAGAGCACGTTTCGGAATTAATGCCCGTTTGGCTTACTACGATGCTAAATTGCTCACTACAATTGTGCTACGCTCCTCTGATATACTAAAAACACCGATCAGTGATGAAGGTGCTTATGAAATTGCCCGCCGTAGTCGTGGCACGCCCCGTATCGCCAATGCACTTTTACGCAGAACAAGAGATTTCGCACAGATTAAAGGAAACGGAAATATCGATACTGAAATAGCCCGCTATGCTTTAAATGCACTCAACGTAGATGAACACGGCTTAGATGAAATGGACAACAGGATTCTGGTTACCATCATTGATAAATTTAAAGGCGGCCCGGTGGGTTTAAAAACCATAGCCACGGCTGTTGGAGAAGATGAAGGTACTATTGAAGAAGTTTATGAACCGTTTTTAATCCAGGAAGGTTATATTATGCGTACTTCAAGGGGTAGAGAAGTTACCGAAGCGGCTTACAAACACTTAAAGAAAAATTATCCTGGGCAAACTGGGAAGTTGTTTTAA
- the queG gene encoding tRNA epoxyqueuosine(34) reductase QueG, whose product MYNNEAKYSQLIKGEAMRLGFMACGISKAEFLEEEAPRLENWLNQNRHGEMKYMENYFDKRLDPRLLVDGAKSVISLSLNYYTEEKQSDPNAPKISKYAYGQDYHTVIKEKLKELTHFIEENIGEVSGRAFVDSAPVLDRAWAKKSGIGWIGKNSNLISKTDGSFFFLAELIVDLELDYDHPYQADYCGSCTRCLDACPTNAIIAPQVVDGTKCISYLTIELKNEIPNEFKNKMSNWMFGCDICQDVCPWNRFSKAHNEEAFKPENGLLDLNAKDLTEITDDVFKKVFKGSAVKRTKFTGLKRNIDFLKPE is encoded by the coding sequence GTGTACAATAATGAAGCAAAATATAGTCAGCTGATCAAAGGTGAAGCCATGCGTTTGGGTTTCATGGCATGTGGTATTTCAAAAGCTGAATTTCTTGAAGAGGAAGCGCCAAGACTGGAAAATTGGCTCAACCAGAACCGTCATGGCGAAATGAAATACATGGAAAATTATTTTGATAAACGCCTTGATCCCAGATTACTGGTTGATGGTGCTAAATCGGTAATCTCTTTGTCGCTAAATTATTATACAGAAGAAAAACAATCAGACCCCAATGCGCCAAAAATTTCTAAGTACGCTTACGGACAGGATTATCACACCGTAATTAAAGAGAAACTAAAGGAACTCACTCATTTTATAGAAGAAAACATCGGAGAAGTTTCTGGAAGGGCATTTGTAGATTCTGCCCCTGTTTTAGACCGTGCCTGGGCGAAAAAATCAGGAATTGGCTGGATCGGTAAAAATTCCAACCTGATCAGTAAAACCGATGGCTCCTTTTTCTTTCTTGCAGAATTGATTGTCGATCTGGAGCTGGATTACGATCATCCTTACCAGGCCGATTATTGCGGTAGCTGCACCCGCTGTTTAGATGCCTGTCCTACTAATGCCATTATAGCACCACAGGTAGTAGATGGAACCAAATGTATTTCTTATCTCACTATCGAGCTCAAAAATGAAATCCCAAATGAGTTTAAAAATAAAATGAGCAATTGGATGTTTGGTTGTGATATCTGCCAGGATGTTTGCCCTTGGAACCGTTTCTCTAAAGCCCACAATGAGGAAGCTTTTAAGCCAGAGAATGGATTGCTGGATTTGAATGCAAAAGACTTGACCGAAATTACCGATGATGTTTTTAAAAAGGTTTTTAAGGGCTCGGCAGTTAAGCGCACTAAATTTACGGGATTGAAAAGAAATATCGATTTTTTGAAGCCTGAATAA